In Brachybacterium fresconis, the genomic stretch CCCGCGCGGAGAACCCCACGTTCTTGAACATGGACATGGAGGAGTACCGGGACCTCGAGCTGACCCTGCAGGTCTTCGAGAAGCTCCTGGACCGGCCCGAGCTCGCCCAGCTGCACGCGGGCATCGTGCTGCAGGCCTACCTGCCCGATGCACCGTCGGCGATGGCACGACTGCGCCGCTTCGCCGAGCGCCGCGTCGCCGCCGGCGGGGCGCCGCTGAAGGTGCGCCTGGTCAAGGGGGCGAACCTCGCGATGGAGAAGGTCGACGCCTCCGTGCACGGGTGGACGCAGGCCCCCCTGCTCAGCAAGGAGGAGACCGACGCCCAGTACAAGCGGATGCTGCTCGAGGCACTGCACCCCGAGCAGCTGCGGTCGGTGCATCTGGGAGTGGCCGGGCACAACCTGTTCGACGTCGCCTTCGCGCATCTGCTGATGGGCGAGCGCGAGATCCCGGCCGGTCCGGGCAGCGGGGTCGAGTTCGAGATGCTCGCCGGCATGGCCCCCGGTCAGCAGGCCGTGGTCCGCGAGGCGACCGGCAGCATGCGGCTGTACGCCCCCGTGGTCCACCCCCGCCACTTCGATGTCGCCGTCTCCTACCTGGTGCGCCGATTGGAGGAGAACGCCTCCTCGGAGAACTTCCTGTCGGCCGCCTTCGAGCTCGACACCGAGCCGGACCTGTTCACCCGCGAGGAGCAGCGCTTCTCCCGCGCTCTGGGTCGGGCGCTGACCGAGACTTCGGTGCCCACCCATCGCGACCAGGACCGGGCTCTCGAGTCCCGCGACGGCGGGCCCGTGGAGCTCGGGACGACGATGCTGCCGGCCGTCCCCGGGGCTTTCCGCAACACCCCGGACACCGATCTGTCCACGGCCGCGAACCAGGCCTGGGCCGAGACCGTCACGCACCGGGTCCGCACCTCCACCCTCGGGGACCAGGAGGTGGCCGACGCCCGGATCGAGACGGTCGACGGCGTGCAGTCGGTCATCGCCCGGGCGCTCGAGGCCCAGCAGGACTGGGCGGCGCTGCCCGTGCAGAAGCGGGCCCAGGTGCTGCGCCGTGCCGCCGGGACCCTGGCGGCGCACCGCGGGGACCTGCTGGAGGTCATGGCCTCCGAGACCGGCAAGACCTTCGATCAGGGCGATCCGGAGATCAGCGAGGCGATCGACTTCGCTCTCTATTACGCGGAGCAGGCCGAGCAGCTCGATCGTCAGGAGGACGTCGCGTTCACCCCGCGCCGACTGACGCTGGTGACCCCGCCGTGGAACTTCCCGGTGGCGATCCCCACGGGCGGGACGCTCGCCGCCCTGGTCACCGGCAGCGCCGTGATCATGAAGCCGGCTCCGCAGTCCCGACGCTGCGGCGCCCTGATCGGCCGCCTGCTGCACGAGGCAGGCATTCCCGAGGGAGTCCTGACCCTCGTCGATGTGCCCGAGAACGAGGTGGGTCGCGCTCTGATCGCCGACCCGCGGATCGACCAGCTCATCCTCACCGGTGCCTCGGACACTGCCGCCATGTTCGCGTCCTGGCGTCCGGAGCTGCGGATCCTCGCCGAGACCAGCGGCAAGAACTCGATCATCGTCACTCCCCACGCGGATCTGGATCTGGCGGCGCACGACGTCGCCACCAGTGCATTCGGGCACGCCGGGCAGAAGTGCTCGGCCGCTTCCCTGGTGATCACCGTCGGCTCCGTCTCCCATTCCCGTCGCTTCTCCGCGCAGCTGGCCGATGCCGTGCTCAGCCTCCACGTCGGCGAGCCGACGGATCCGACCGTCCAGATGGGACCGGTCATCGAGGAGCCCGGCGAGAAGCTCGCCTCGGGGCTGACGGAGCTGGGGGACGGTGAGTCCTGGCTCGCGCGCCCCCGACAGCTGGATGACTCCGGACGCCTGTTCTCCCCCGGCGTGCGCGCCGGCGTCGAGGAGGGCTCCGCCTTCCATCTCACGGAGTACTTCGGGCCGATCCTCGGCGTGATCCACGCGGAGACCCTCGAGGACGCGGTGCGGATCCAGAACGGCACCGCCTTCGGGCTCACCGCCGGGCTGCACTCCCTGGAACCAGCCGAGATCGCGTGGTGGACCGAGCACGTCGAGGCCGGGAACCTGTACGTCAACCGCGGCATCACCGGAGCCATCGTGCAGCGTCAGCCCTTCGGCGGCTGGAAGCGCTCGGCGATCGGGCAGACGTCGAAGGCGGGCGGTCCGAACTATCTCGTCCACCTCATGGACACCGCCGACGCGGGGTCGGCGCTCGCAGCAGGCGACGAGGACGCCTGGCTGTCCGCCGCCCGTCACTCCGACCGCGAGCACTGGGCGAGCACCTTCATGCCGCGGGACGTGCAGGACCTGCACGGGGAGATCAACGTCCTGCGGCATCTGCCGATCCCGGTGATGGTCCGGGCGGCAGTCGGCACCTCCGCGACCGAGCTTGCCCGCGTGCTGCACGCCGCCGCCACGGTCGACGCCGAGGTGGAGGTCTCCCTCGCCGACCCGGCGCTGACCGAGGTCGCCACCGCCGCGGGCCTGTCGGGATCCGAGGTCCAGGTCGAGGACGCCGCGGCCTTCGCCCGCCGGGTGCCCGGTCTTCGCCAGCCGCGGGTCCGCCTGCTCGGCGAGACCGACGAGGACCTCCGTGCCGCGATCGCCGAGCACATCGACGTCGCCCTGTTCACCGGTGATGTGGTCGCCAGCGGCCGGGTGGAGATGCTGCCGTTCGTCCACGAGCAGGCGATCAGCGCCACTGATCACCGCTTCGGCAATCCCCTGCCCCACCAGCTGGATCTCACCGGAGGCAGAGGCTACGTGCGTGGACCGGCCTGAGCGACGGGATCGCGTGCGCGGGCCGGCCTGAGGGGCGGCCCACGCACGGTCGTGCCGCGCGACGCGCCGAGCCCGTGGCTCGCCGCGGCCCCGGGCCTCGCCGTGCCGCGCAGCTCGCTGTGCGCCGTCGGGCGCGCCTCGGTCGGGTCCCGGTACCAAGGTCGTACTCTGACGCGATCGTCACGACGCGAGCATCGAGGAGATCCATGACCGACGCCGATCCGAGCCGACAGCGTGCTGGTGCCCAGCATCGCCGCGCCCCGGCGCTGCGGCGCCCCGGAAGCAATGCACCATCGGCCGCCCGCACGGCGGACCACGAGCGAGACGCGGACGTCGCGTCCCCACCGACCGCCGACCGCGAGGATCTGCCGCCGACGCCGCCCGCGAAGAAGGTGCGCGACCCGTTCCTGGACAACGCCCGCGGCATTCTCATCACCCTCGTCGTCGTCGGGCACACGCTCGAATGCTTCGACGGCAAGTCCGGATTCCTCGGGGGCGCGATCTATACCTGGATCTACTCCTTCCACATGGCCGCGTTCGTGGCGATCTCCGGTTACCTCTCCCGCTCCTACCGCAATGAGCCGCGGCAGGTGCGGCGCCTGCTGACTGCGATGCTCGTACCATTCCTGATCTTCCAGGTGCTCCATGAGGTCGGGAAGATGCTGCTGCTGGGACATGAGTTCGATCCGCAGTTCGTCTCCACCGCCTGGACCCTGTGGTTCCTGCTGGCGCTGCTGATGTGGCGCCTGGTGACCCCGGTGCTGCGGGTGCTGCGCTATCCGCTGGTGTTCGCCGTGGCCATCGCGGTGATCGCTCCGTTGGATCCCGATCTGGACAGCACCTTCACCCTGGGTCGCTTCTTCGAGATGCTGCCGTTCTTCGTCCTGGGGCTGGTGACGACGCCGGCGATGCTGCAGAAGCTCAAGACACTGCCCCACCGCGCCTGGATCGGCGGCGGCGTCCTGCTGGCGGCGCTGGTGTTCTCCTTCGCCACCCACGAGATGTATTCGGTCGCGCGATTCTTCCTCCGCGGCAGCTACGCCGACGGGCCCTACGAGAACTGGCTCGCGATCATCATGCAGATCCTGGTGCTCGCCGCCGGCATGATCGGCACCGTCGCGCTGCTGCTGGCCACACCGCTGGGGCAGACGATCTGGACGGCGCTCGGTGCTCGCTCGCTGACGATCTACCTCCTGCATCCGCTGGTCCTGCTCCCGATCCGCTACATGGACGAACCCTTCGCCTGGGTCGAGGCCTGGTGGGCGCCCCTGCCGCTGATCGTCGTCGGTCTGGCGATCACCGCGGTGCTCTCCCGCGGCATCGTCGCCACCGCAACCCGCTGGGTCACCGATCCACCGATCGGGAACCTCCTGGTCAAGGACGAGGTCGCCCCGCAGGGCGGACGTCGCAGCACCGCCTGACCCGAGCAAGCGCGACGGGGTCCGGGCTCGCCCCGCCGCATCGAGATCGACGTTCAGAACACTTTCCATTGCGCAACTTGTTCCGAACGTCGTTCTCGGTGCACGGACTGCGGCCGCGGCACACGCCGGGTCAGCGCCCGCGGCACACGCCGGGTCTGCCGCCCGCGGCACACGCCGGGTCTGCTCAGGAGGACGAGGGTGTCCATCCCTGGCGTACCAATGCATCGCGCACCCGGTCCACTCCCCTCCGACACCTGTCGTGAAGGTCCTTGGCCGTCGTGCGCACCTCGATCCAGCCTGCCCGCGCCCGGCGCTCACCCCTTGCGATGTCCTTCGCCAATTGTTCGGCCTTGAGGTGCGTCGGGCCTTCGTGCTCGACAGCCACCCGCCACTGGGGCCAGTGCAGATCAGGTTCGCCGAGATCGATCTCGCGCCCTGTCTTGTCGGTACCGCCAGATGCGCGCACGTTGGCCAGCGGCTCAGGCAGCCCCGCCGCGACAACGGCGAGCCGCAGCCGAGTCTCTGCAGGCGAATCACTCCCGACTCGGACCCGGGCCACCGCCTCTCGGAACCTGTGGGCACCTCGCCCATGGAATCCTTCCGCGATCCCGGTCAGCGCCTCACACGTCGCATAGGGGTGCGACCTGCCCTCGAACTCGGGGCGCGGATGGCGCACCAGATGATCACCGATGGCGACGAGCGCGTCGGGCCGCAGAAGAGAGGAGAGATCGAGCAACGTCCGGACCCGCGTCGTGGCCAGCACCGATGGCATCTTCTCCAGAGCAACCGGCACGGCGTCGAGGTGGCTCCACCGCACCAGCGCGGTCTCTCGACGAGGCACGACTGCTGCGGCCAGGTGGACCCGTGTGTCCACGGCGCGGCCTCGAGGTCTGTACACCGACTTGCCACGCAGCCGACGAGCCGGGAGCGGAGCCCTCACCACCTCGTCCGCCAGCGTGCCGGGCAGCGGAAGTCCCCAGAGCCGCGCAGCCGTGAGCCCGGCGGCGAAGACATCGCCGTCTCGGCGACACAGGGCGGCGACGATGTCCGCCTCGGTGACCTGCGCGTCCACCCGCGCCCACAGCCCACGGTCGAGCGACCTGAGATCCGTGGCACGCAGACGTGAGGCCGATACGCCCGCGCGCCGCGCCTCCGTCGTCGTGAAGACGGAGTACGGGAGCGACGGCGGGAGCGGACGGGGTCTGCCAGGCATACCGCCAGCTTCGGATACCGGCGCGGCGCTGCTCCCCACCATCCACAACGTGCAGGTGGGCGGCTCGGTGGGAGAGGTCCTCCCCAGCGCGGATCACGGGGCGCTCGCCCTGACCGCATCGCGTCCCGACCTCTGCAGAGGCTGCGGACACGCTGGCCGTGTCGGCGTGGCGCCGCATCCCCGTTCGTCGTCGCGCCACATCGAGAACGACGTTCGGACCACCTTCAGTCCATGAAGATGGTCCGAACATCATTCTCGACCGGCCCGGGGCACCGCGGCGCGGGACACAGCAGATCCGCGCCCCGCCGCTCGCTCAGGCCGGGCTGACGGTGCCGACGCGAGCGCCCTCGGGCACCTCCCCGCCCTCGGCGCCGAGCACGGCATCCCCGACCACGGTGACATCGGCACCGAAGGTCCAGTCGCCCTGGACGTCCAGGGTGACGGCGTCCTGGAGCGAGGGCACCCCGTGCGAGAACCGCGGCTCGAAGTCGTCGATCAGCTTGTAGGATCCTGCGCTCAGCGACACCGAGGGCACCGTATCGACCCGCTGGACCAGGGCCGAACGTTCGTCGAGGTCGTACACGTCGGAGCGGATCAGCAGCAGGTCGCTGGTGGCCTTGACCGGCAGGAAGCGGTCCCGGCCCACGACGATCGCGGTCGCTCCGTCGAACACCTCGATCGCCGCGCCCATGGCGGATTCGAGCTGGTAGACGGCCGGGCTGGTCTTGTCGGAGGGGTCGACGGTCTTCTCGTTGCGGATCAGCGGCAGGCCCATGACGCCCCGGCGCTCCGTGAGCGCCGCGTCGAGCTTCTCCAGATCGAACCAGAGGTTGTTGGTATGGAAGAAGGGGTGACGGTGCTCGTCGGTGAAGAAGTCCATCTCCTCCTCCGGGGTCTGCGCGGTGTCGCGCAGGATGAGGCGGCCGTCTGATCTCCGCACCGCGAGGTGGCCGCCCTTGCGGTCCGCGGGGGTGCGGCGGCACAGCTCGGCGGCATAGGGGGCGCCGGTGGAGGCGAACCAGGAGGCCAGCACCGGGCTGGGGACGGTGCCGAGGTTGTCCGAGTTGGAGACGGAGGCGTACTTGAAGCCGGCGTCCAGCAGCTGCTGGAGCAGCCCGGAGGTCTGCAGGGCGGTGTAGAGATCGCCGTGGCCGGGCGGGCACCATTCCAGCGCCGGATCCTGCTCCCAGGTGACCGGGGCGAGGTCGTCGGTGCGCAGCTTGGGCTCCTTGTTCTGCAGGAAGTCCAGCGGCAGGTCGCCGACGCGCAGATCGGGGTACTTCTCGAGCACGGCGAGGGTGTCCTCGCGGGTGCGGAAGGAGTTCATGAAGATCAGCGGCAGCCGGGAGCCGGTGCCGCGCCGGGCGGCCAGGACCTGCTCGACCAGGAGATCCAGGAAGTTCTTGCCGTCCCGCACGGGCAGCAGGGACTTGGCCTGGTCCAGCCCCATCGAGGTGCCGAGCCCGCCGTTGAGGTTGATGATCGCGAGCTGGTCGAAGACCTGCTTGGCGTGGGCGGGGTCGATCGAGACGTCCTCGAGCAGCGGCGGGTCGAGGTAGGGGTCGATGGTGTCCTCGGGGATGGTGCCGGTGACTCCGTCCTCGAGCTGACCGTAGTAGTGGGTGAAGACGTCGATCGCGGTCTGGGCGACCCCGGCATCGGCCATCTTCTGCTGGGCGGCCTGAAGTCCTTCGTTGCTCATGGTCACAGCGTATCGAGTCGGAGCGCTCCGCCCGGCCTTCCCTCGCCGCCGCAGCAGTGCTTGGATGGTGGGCCGAGCGCCCCGGGCACCGCGGCCCGGCGCCAGATCCCGTGGAGGACCGATGCCCGCCGCCGATGACTCCCCGTCTTCCGCCCGCCCGTCCCTGCCCGACGTCGTCGACCGCGCGACCTGGCAGGCCGCTCGCGATGCTCTGCTGGTGCGCGAGAAGGAGCACACCCGCGCCGGCGACGCGCTGGCTGCCGCACGGCGAGACCTGCCCATGCTGGAGGTCGACGCCGCTGCGGAGGTCGTCGGCCCGGACGGCCCCGTCCCCTTCCTCGACCTCTTCGAGGGTCGCGAGGAGCTGCTCGTCTATCAACACATGTGGTGGGACGGTGCCCCGCACCAAGGGCAGTGCGAAGGCTGCACGGTGACGGCCTGGCACCTGCACGACGCCTCATACCTCCACGCCCGCGGAGTCTCTTTCGCGATCCTCACCACGGGCGTGTGGGACGAGGTGGCGCCCTACCTGGAGTTCATGGGCTACACCCAGCCCTGGTACTCGGTGCGGGGGCTGGACGAGCCGATCGGCGGCGAGATGGGCCATCTGGCCTGCTTCGTGCGCGATGGCGACCGGGCCTTCCTGACCTACTCGACGACGGGCCGCGGCAACGAGATCGCCGAGCCCAGCCTGCTCCTGCTGGACCTCACGCCCTTCGGTCGGGGCGAGGCCTGGCAGGAGATGCCGACGGGGCGCGTCGCGGACGACCCGGCATGCTGGTACTGGCGCACGGACGAGGAGGGCAACGCCACCTGGGGGCCGACGGGCCGACCGGTCCCCCAGTGGACCCGCCCGGGCGCGACGGCGGTGACGACCCTCGGCCGGCACGGCACTCACTGCTGACTCGCGATCACTGCGCGGGTGCCCCGTGGAGCTCGAGCCGCGGCCAGTGCGCGAGCGCGCGCAGCATCCACCGGTCATGGGTGGCGACCACGACGGCGGACGAGGCCTGCTCGAGCACCGCGAACAGGTCGTCGACCCCGCTGATGCCGAGGTGATTGGTCGGCTCGTCCAGCAGCAGCACGTCCGCGCGCCGCCCGAACAGCGCCGCGAGGGCCCGACGGCGCCGCTCCCCCGGGCTGCCCTGGTGGATCGCCGGCCGCTCGTCCTCCTGGGCGAGGTGCGCGATCTGCGCCCTGCCGAGGAACCGCACCGCGCCGTCGTCGGGGGCCAGTTCCCCGGCGAGCACACGCAGCAGCGACGTCTTGCCCGCTCCGTTGGGGCCGACGACGAGCAGACGGTCCCCGCCCTCGAGCCGCAGGGTGGTCCGCGCCAGCCGCCCGCCGATCCGCACGTCGTCGGCCCGCAGCAGGGGCGTGCCAGGGGACGTGCTCGCGTCCGGCAGGGTGAGGCGGGGCGGCGGGGGCGGCACGTCGAGCCGGTGCGCCTCGAGCCGGTCGAGTCGGTCGTTCATCGCCCGCACCACGCCGGGGGCGCGGGTCTGGCGCTGGTGCTTTCCGGTCCCTTTGGGCGGTCGCCACCCGGTGGAGAGGCGGGAGCGTGCCTCGTCGGCGCGGGAGCTGAGGCGGGCGTGCTCCTCCTGCTGTGCGCGGTACGCCTCCTGCCAGGCGGTCCGGGAGCGATCGCGGACCTCCTGCCAGCGCTGCCATCCTCCGCTGACCAGAAGGGCACGTCCGTCGCTGGTCGGATCGAGGTCGAGCACGGCGGTGGCGACGTCCGCGAGCAGCGCCCGGTCGTGGGTGACCAGCGCGAGAGCACCCGGATGCTCCTGCAGGGCGCGGGTGAGGTGATCGAGCCCGCGGGCGTCGAGGTGGTTGGTGGGCTCGTCCAGCAGCAGCAGATCATCCCGGGCAGCGAGCACCCCGGCCAGGCGCACCCGGTAGCGCTGGCCGACCGAGAGGGTCGCCAGCGGGCGGGAGCGGTCGGTGCACGCCTCCACCTCGCTCAGCGCGGCGTCGAGCCGGCGCTGCGCGTCCCAGGCATCCAGGGAGGTGACGTGTGCGAGCGCTGCGTCGTAGCGAGCGCTCGCTGCGGGGCCGACGTCCTCGGCCAGCGCTGCTGCGGCCTCGTCGTGCTCGCGCAGGGCTTCCAGGGGTCGGGCGAGCAGCTCGTCGAGCAGGTCGCCGACGGTGCGGGAGCCGGCGCTCCCAGAGGGTGCGTCCCGGGATCCGGCGCTCCGGGGATCCGCGGTCAGCGGCAGGTCCTGCTGGACCACGCCGAGGCTGCCGTGCCGCTCGAGGGTCCCGGCGTCGGCGTCGAGGGACCCGGCGAGCACCTCGAGCAGGGTGGTCTTGCCGCGCCCGTTCTCGCCGACCACGGCGAGGCGGTCCCCGGGAGCGAGCGTGAGGTCGAGGCCGTCGTGGAGCACGCGGCCGCCGCGGGCCAGGCGCAGGTCCCGGGCGCGAAGCTGCACGGGTCCGGTGGAGGTCGCGGTACGGATGGTGGAGGTCATGTCGTGCCTTCCGGTGGGAGGTCACCGGGCATGGCGAAGCGGCCGCCCGGTCAGATTCCGGACGACGGCGTGGGGGTGTGCTCGAGCGCCGCCGTCAGCGGCGGCTGCGGGGGCGCGCGATCTGGGCGACGCCTGACATGACGCATTGCATGCCCTCCACGGTAGGGATCGGCCCCTCGGCTGTCACGGCATTTTCCGCCGAGCATGACGGCGACCACGACCGCTCTACGATGGCGCGATGACCGCTCCCCTGCCGTCCCTGCACCAGCTGCGCGCCCTGGTCGCCTCCCACGACGTGCGAGCGGTGGTCTCCGATCTCGACGGGGTGCTGCGGGTCTTCGACCCCGACCTGTGGGACCGTCTGGACCACCACGCCGACGTCGCCCCCGGGGCCACGTTCGCGGCGATCCTCGGCCATCCCTTCCTCGAGGAGGTCACCCGCGGTCGCGGCACCCATGCGCAGTGGCGGGAGCGCGCCGAGGCCGAGCTCGTGGCGCAGGGCGCGGTCCCTCGGGCCGCCCGGGACACGGTGAGCCTCTGGGCGGACACCCCGGCCCGGGTCGACCCGGAGGTCCTCGCGCAGCCGCGCAGCTTCCGCGACCAGGGGCTGGGGGTCTTCGTGCTGACCAACGGAACCGACCGCCTTCCCGAGGAGCTGGAGGAGCTGGGACTGACGGGTCTCCTCGGCGATCGTCGGAGGTTCCTGCTGAACACCGCGGATCTCGGGGCGGCGAAGCCCGAGCGCGAGGCCTTCGCCCGAGCGCACGCCCGGATCCGCGCGGAGCTCGGCGCGCTGCACGGTGACGGGTTCGGTGACGGGTTCGGTGACGAGCGCCGCGGGGAGCTCGATGCTGCCTCCGCCGCGCCCCTCGCACCCGGCCAGGTCGCCTTCCTCGACGATTCCTCGGGGCACGTACGAGCGGCCGAGGAATTCGGCTGGCGAGCAGTCCTCCACCGGCGCGGCGGAGGCGAGGCCCTCCCTCCCCTAGAATCGGGAGCATGAGCACAGTCCTGTCCGCGGTCGCCTGGCCGTATGCCAACGGTCCCCGCCACATCGGTCATGTCGCCGGCTTCGGCGTCCCCTCCGACGTCTTCTCCCGCTACATGCGCATGGCCGGCCACGACGTGCTCATGGTCTCCGGCACCGACGAGCACGGCACCCCGATCCTGGTCGAGGCGGACAAGGAGGGCATCACGGCCCGCGAGCTCGCCGACCGCAACAACCGTCTGATCGTCGAGGACCTCGTGGCCCTGGGCCTCAGCTACGACCTGTTCACGCGGACCACCACCCGTAACCACCACCAGGTGGTCCAGGACATGTTCGTGACCGTGCGCGAGAACGGCTACATGGTCGAGAAGACCACCTCCGGGGCGATCTCCCCGTCGACCGGCCGCACCCTGCCGGACCGCTACATCGAGGGCACCTGCCCGATCTGCGGTGCCGGCGGCGCCCGCGGCGACCAGTGCGACACCTGCGGCAACCAGCTGGACCCCACGGATCTCATCGACCCCGTCTCGCGCATCAACGGCGAGACACCGGAGTTCATCGAGACCTCCCACTGGTTCCTGGACCTGCCCGCCCTGGCCGGGGAGCTCGGGCGCTGGCTCGACGAGCGGGAGGCCACCGGGCTGTGGCGCCCGAACGTGATCCGCTTCAGCCAGAACATCCTCGAGGACATCAAGCCGCGCGCGATGACCCGCGACATCGACTGGGGCATCCCGGTGCCGGGCTGGGAGGACCAGCCCAACAAGCGTCTGTACGTGTGGTTCGACGCCGTGATCGGCTACCTCTCGGCCTCCATCGAGTGGGCTCGGCGCTCCGGCGACCCCGAGGCGTGGCGGAGGTGGTGGAACGATCCCGACACCCTCGCCTACTACTTCATGGGCAAGGACAACATCGTCTTCCACTCCCAGATCTGGCCGGCGGAGATGATCGCCCAGAACGGCGCGGGCGACAAGGGAGGCGAGCCCGGGAAGTTCGGCGAGCTGACGCTGCCCACCGAGGTCGTCTCCAGCGAGTTCCTCACCATGGAGGGCAAGAAGTTCTCCTCGTCCAAGGGCATCGTGATCTACGTGCGCGACGTGCTCGAGCGGTACCAGCCCGACGCGCTGCGCTACTTCATCTCCGCCGCCGGCCCGGAGAACCAGGACGCCGACTTCACCTGGTCCGACTTCGTCTCGCGCACCAACAACGAGCTGGTCGCGGGCTGGGGCAACCTGATCAACCGCACCGCGGCCATGATCGCCAAGAACGTCGGCGAGATCCCGCCGGCCGGGGACCTCGAGGAGATCGACGAGCAGCTGCTCGGCGCGATCCAGGAGGGCTTCGACACCGTCGGGAAGCTCATCGAGGCCCACCGCCAGCGGGCCGCGATCACCGAGGCCATGCGCCTGGTCGGCGAGGCGAACGCCTACGTCTCGCGCACCGAGCCGTTCAAGCTGAAGGCCGAGGAGCAGCGCCCCCGCCTGCTGACGGTGCTGCACGTCCTCGCCCAGGCCGTCACCGATCTGAACACGATCCTGGCCCCGTTCCTGCCGCAGTCCGCCAATGCGGTCGAGCGCACCCTGGGCGGTGACCGACAGATCGCCCCGCTGCCGCACATCGCGGAGGTCGAGGACCTCGACGGCGGACCGTCCTACCCGATCATCACCGGCGACTACACCGACGTCCCGGCCTGGGAGCACCGTCCCGTGACCGTCGGACAGACGGTCATGAAGCCGGTCCCGGTGTTCGTCAAGCTCGATCCGACCGTCGCCGAGCAGGAGCTCGAGCGTCTCGAGGCCGCGGCCGAGGAAGACTGACCCGCGGCGACCTCGACCGATCGGGGCCATGCCTCGGCCGTCCCCGGTATACGGTGACGGGACCCCAGCTCTCGACGAAGGAGGCGACCATCCGATGTCCTCATCCGATCCGCAGCACGGGGACGGAGCGGCATCCGTCCAGCGTCTGAACCCCAAGGTCGTCGCGATCAGCGTGGCCGCGGCCGTCGGAGGCTTCCTCTTCGGCTTCGACACGTCGGTCATCAACGGCGCTGTCGATGCGCTGTCCGAGGAGTTCACCCTCGGCTCCGGTCTGACCGGTTTCGCCGTCTCCTCCGCACTGGTCGGCAGTGCGGTCGGCGCCTGGTTCGCCGGCAGCCTCTCCAGCCGGTACGGCCGTGTGAAGGTGATGGTGATCGCCGCGACCCTCTTCTTCGTCTCGGCGCTCGGCTCCGGCCTCGCCACCGGGGTATGGGACCTGATCGCCTGGCGCGTGCTCGGTGGCCTCGGCGTCGGGGCGGCCAGCATCATCGCCCCGGCCTACATCGCCGAGGTGGCCCCGGCAAAGTACCGCGGTCGCCTCGGCTCGCTCCAGCAGCTGTCGATCGTGTTGGGCATCTTCGCAGCATTGCTGTCCAACGCCGTGCTCGCGAACGTCGCCGGCGGCGCCTCGAGCACCCTCTGGCTCGGTGTGCCCGCCTGGCGGTGGATGTTCCTGATCGAGGCGATCCCCGCCGTCTTCTACGGCGTGTTCGCGCTGAAGCTGCCGGAGTCGCCGCGTTTCCTGGTCGCGAACGGGAAACTCGACGAGGCATCCCGCGTTCTGTACCGGTTCACCGGCGAGCTCGACGTGAACCTGAAGATCGAGCAGATCCGC encodes the following:
- a CDS encoding ATP-binding cassette domain-containing protein yields the protein MTSTIRTATSTGPVQLRARDLRLARGGRVLHDGLDLTLAPGDRLAVVGENGRGKTTLLEVLAGSLDADAGTLERHGSLGVVQQDLPLTADPRSAGSRDAPSGSAGSRTVGDLLDELLARPLEALREHDEAAAALAEDVGPAASARYDAALAHVTSLDAWDAQRRLDAALSEVEACTDRSRPLATLSVGQRYRVRLAGVLAARDDLLLLDEPTNHLDARGLDHLTRALQEHPGALALVTHDRALLADVATAVLDLDPTSDGRALLVSGGWQRWQEVRDRSRTAWQEAYRAQQEEHARLSSRADEARSRLSTGWRPPKGTGKHQRQTRAPGVVRAMNDRLDRLEAHRLDVPPPPPRLTLPDASTSPGTPLLRADDVRIGGRLARTTLRLEGGDRLLVVGPNGAGKTSLLRVLAGELAPDDGAVRFLGRAQIAHLAQEDERPAIHQGSPGERRRRALAALFGRRADVLLLDEPTNHLGISGVDDLFAVLEQASSAVVVATHDRWMLRALAHWPRLELHGAPAQ
- a CDS encoding HAD family hydrolase, whose product is MTAPLPSLHQLRALVASHDVRAVVSDLDGVLRVFDPDLWDRLDHHADVAPGATFAAILGHPFLEEVTRGRGTHAQWRERAEAELVAQGAVPRAARDTVSLWADTPARVDPEVLAQPRSFRDQGLGVFVLTNGTDRLPEELEELGLTGLLGDRRRFLLNTADLGAAKPEREAFARAHARIRAELGALHGDGFGDGFGDERRGELDAASAAPLAPGQVAFLDDSSGHVRAAEEFGWRAVLHRRGGGEALPPLESGA
- the metG gene encoding methionine--tRNA ligase, with product MSTVLSAVAWPYANGPRHIGHVAGFGVPSDVFSRYMRMAGHDVLMVSGTDEHGTPILVEADKEGITARELADRNNRLIVEDLVALGLSYDLFTRTTTRNHHQVVQDMFVTVRENGYMVEKTTSGAISPSTGRTLPDRYIEGTCPICGAGGARGDQCDTCGNQLDPTDLIDPVSRINGETPEFIETSHWFLDLPALAGELGRWLDEREATGLWRPNVIRFSQNILEDIKPRAMTRDIDWGIPVPGWEDQPNKRLYVWFDAVIGYLSASIEWARRSGDPEAWRRWWNDPDTLAYYFMGKDNIVFHSQIWPAEMIAQNGAGDKGGEPGKFGELTLPTEVVSSEFLTMEGKKFSSSKGIVIYVRDVLERYQPDALRYFISAAGPENQDADFTWSDFVSRTNNELVAGWGNLINRTAAMIAKNVGEIPPAGDLEEIDEQLLGAIQEGFDTVGKLIEAHRQRAAITEAMRLVGEANAYVSRTEPFKLKAEEQRPRLLTVLHVLAQAVTDLNTILAPFLPQSANAVERTLGGDRQIAPLPHIAEVEDLDGGPSYPIITGDYTDVPAWEHRPVTVGQTVMKPVPVFVKLDPTVAEQELERLEAAAEED
- a CDS encoding sugar porter family MFS transporter, giving the protein MSSSDPQHGDGAASVQRLNPKVVAISVAAAVGGFLFGFDTSVINGAVDALSEEFTLGSGLTGFAVSSALVGSAVGAWFAGSLSSRYGRVKVMVIAATLFFVSALGSGLATGVWDLIAWRVLGGLGVGAASIIAPAYIAEVAPAKYRGRLGSLQQLSIVLGIFAALLSNAVLANVAGGASSTLWLGVPAWRWMFLIEAIPAVFYGVFALKLPESPRFLVANGKLDEASRVLYRFTGELDVNLKIEQIRSSLEREQRETLRDLLGNRFGLRPIVWVGILLAALQQLLGINVIFYYSTTLWQSVGFDESQAFLTSTITSVINILATIVAIVLVDRVGRRPMLLIGSGGTTISLAAMAFAFSFAEGSGEAVSLPDPWSTVALIGANAFVVFFATTWGPIMWVMLGEMFPNRIRASALAVAGATQWLANFLVSTTFPAMSQIGLTFSYSIYAVFAAISFVFVVRLLPETKGIELEDMDDLDVRGSRRAGPGS